In the Shewanella sp. OMA3-2 genome, one interval contains:
- a CDS encoding PaaI family thioesterase, which yields MSIWFREVTLADCERLDAGMNGKGTLMQTLGIKITEIGDDYLKATMPADPSVHNPLGIVHGGANIALAETVASYAANFVVDFTKFYCVGQEINANHLKASRNGTLTATAKPVHIGKRSSVWEILIHNSANDLCCISRMTAAVVER from the coding sequence ATGAGTATTTGGTTTAGAGAAGTGACACTTGCAGATTGTGAACGCTTAGATGCAGGGATGAATGGTAAAGGCACATTGATGCAAACCCTAGGGATTAAAATTACTGAGATTGGTGATGATTATCTTAAAGCGACTATGCCAGCGGACCCTAGTGTACATAACCCACTCGGTATAGTGCATGGCGGCGCTAACATCGCACTTGCTGAAACCGTTGCCAGTTATGCAGCAAACTTTGTGGTTGATTTCACCAAGTTCTATTGCGTTGGCCAAGAAATTAACGCTAATCATTTAAAAGCCTCTCGCAATGGCACATTAACTGCCACAGCAAAACCAGTTCATATCGGCAAACGTAGTTCAGTATGGGAAATTTTAATCCATAACAGTGCTAATGATTTATGTTGTATCTCACGAATGACAGCAGCGGTTGTGGAACGTTAA
- a CDS encoding YgjV family protein: protein MDTATIWEWVGYLASVVVAISLMMANIKKLRWWNLVGAALFVAYGLAIDAIPVALVNFFIVLIDVYYLVKLYREPITDPSAE from the coding sequence ATGGACACAGCGACAATTTGGGAGTGGGTAGGGTATCTTGCTTCTGTAGTGGTGGCGATATCTTTAATGATGGCAAACATTAAAAAACTTCGCTGGTGGAATTTAGTCGGTGCAGCTTTATTTGTTGCCTATGGACTGGCCATTGATGCTATTCCTGTCGCATTAGTGAACTTTTTCATTGTATTAATTGATGTCTATTACCTCGTTAAGTTGTACCGCGAACCTATAACAGATCCTAGTGCAGAGTAA
- a CDS encoding S8 family serine peptidase, which produces MSIKITPVALAIASAMAMTTAAPVMAKQAVTYQQDTILVVYKDNVTKFERSSAQKLVGATIKDINADGVDDKFSHLLNGKLARLSLKSGADVEKAIKMISKHPAVKYAEPNYIVRAIGVPDDPSFVDLWGLHNTGQSGGLAGADIDAVLAWNTSTGDRNVVVGVIDTGVDYNHPDLQANMWVNPGEIPGNGIDDDGNGVIDDIHGYNANANTGDPMDGNGHGTHVSGTIGAKGNNGVGVVGVNWDVSIIGCQFLDASGSGSTAGAIACIDYMTNLKLNHGVDVKATNNSWGGGGFSQALKDAIDSAGDAGILFVAAAGNSASDNDVTASYPASYDSDAVMAIASTDRNDNMSGFSQWGLTSVDMGAPGSAILSTIPGGGYDTYSGTSMATPHVTGAAALVWSLNPDLSAVEMKELLMVSGDSNAALTGLTVAGTRLNVASALDQANPAPGYRFTVSPASQQVEAGSAVSYDFSLGSVAGWNGNVALTVDVSPSLNGVTLSSATAGAGDDFSVNVATEANAAWGDYVITVTGDDGSVVKTKSVALAVYPQGLIDFPYTNDTPVNIPDNNAVGITSTINVADDVEVFGLTASVDISHTWIGDLIVTLTSPNGTSSVLHNRDGGSADNIVKSWDLSAFNGEMAMGDWTLSVSDNVGADTGTLNSWGLTISGIGDSVPAAPVAGFEYVIDGLNVSFTDTSSDANNDITTYAWDFGDGSVSADTNPVYSYAAAGVYTVSLTVTDAEGNTNATMMDVEVFEHSIDAYASRALVSRRGSALVDLRWDGAIGETVDLYRDGVMIANINNDGRYRDRFSTTASSVTYQICQASSTLCSDSFVAQF; this is translated from the coding sequence ATGTCGATTAAAATAACACCCGTTGCATTAGCGATAGCGTCTGCAATGGCAATGACAACTGCTGCGCCAGTGATGGCTAAACAAGCAGTGACTTATCAGCAAGATACTATCTTGGTGGTGTATAAAGACAATGTAACCAAATTCGAACGTTCGTCTGCGCAAAAACTCGTTGGTGCAACAATTAAAGATATAAATGCCGATGGGGTGGATGATAAGTTTAGCCATCTTTTAAACGGTAAACTTGCTCGTTTAAGCCTGAAAAGTGGTGCTGATGTTGAAAAAGCAATCAAAATGATCAGCAAGCATCCGGCGGTTAAATATGCTGAGCCAAATTATATTGTACGGGCAATAGGTGTTCCCGATGATCCAAGTTTTGTAGACCTTTGGGGTTTACATAACACTGGTCAATCAGGCGGATTAGCCGGTGCTGATATTGATGCAGTGTTAGCATGGAATACGTCAACGGGCGATCGCAATGTGGTTGTCGGCGTCATTGATACTGGTGTTGATTATAATCATCCAGATTTACAAGCGAACATGTGGGTAAACCCAGGTGAAATCCCTGGTAATGGTATCGATGATGATGGCAATGGTGTTATTGATGATATTCACGGCTATAACGCGAACGCTAATACGGGTGATCCAATGGATGGCAATGGTCATGGAACGCATGTATCGGGCACTATTGGTGCTAAAGGTAACAATGGCGTAGGTGTTGTTGGCGTTAACTGGGATGTCAGCATTATTGGCTGTCAGTTCTTAGATGCAAGCGGCTCAGGCTCAACGGCTGGCGCTATTGCCTGTATTGACTATATGACCAACTTGAAACTAAATCATGGTGTCGATGTTAAAGCGACAAACAATTCTTGGGGCGGCGGCGGTTTCAGTCAGGCATTAAAAGATGCCATCGATAGCGCAGGTGATGCAGGTATCTTATTTGTCGCAGCTGCGGGTAATAGCGCATCAGATAATGATGTTACAGCTAGTTACCCAGCTAGTTACGATTCAGATGCTGTAATGGCCATTGCCAGTACTGATCGCAATGACAATATGTCAGGATTTTCTCAATGGGGGTTAACCAGCGTTGATATGGGGGCACCTGGTTCGGCTATTTTATCAACAATACCTGGTGGCGGTTACGATACTTATTCTGGTACATCAATGGCCACGCCCCATGTTACTGGTGCAGCGGCTTTGGTGTGGTCACTGAATCCGGATCTTAGTGCCGTAGAAATGAAAGAGTTATTGATGGTATCGGGTGATTCTAATGCTGCATTAACAGGGTTAACAGTAGCTGGTACGCGTTTAAATGTGGCATCAGCCCTTGATCAAGCAAATCCTGCACCAGGCTATCGCTTTACTGTTTCACCTGCATCGCAGCAAGTGGAAGCAGGCAGTGCTGTAAGTTATGACTTTAGTTTAGGCAGTGTAGCGGGTTGGAATGGCAATGTGGCCTTGACCGTTGATGTATCACCTAGTTTAAACGGTGTGACTTTATCCAGTGCAACAGCGGGTGCGGGTGATGACTTTAGCGTGAATGTTGCCACTGAAGCCAATGCTGCCTGGGGGGATTACGTCATTACGGTAACAGGTGATGATGGCTCAGTCGTTAAAACTAAATCAGTGGCGCTGGCGGTTTATCCACAAGGCTTGATTGATTTCCCATACACCAATGATACTCCTGTTAATATTCCAGATAACAATGCGGTAGGTATTACCAGCACAATTAATGTAGCGGATGATGTCGAAGTATTCGGATTAACAGCAAGTGTTGATATTAGTCATACTTGGATTGGCGATCTTATCGTGACGTTAACCTCACCTAATGGTACTTCATCTGTACTGCATAACCGTGATGGTGGCAGCGCTGATAATATTGTTAAGTCATGGGATTTAAGTGCGTTTAACGGTGAAATGGCTATGGGTGATTGGACATTATCTGTGTCTGATAATGTCGGAGCAGATACCGGAACGCTGAACAGCTGGGGACTTACTATTTCAGGTATAGGTGACTCAGTTCCAGCAGCGCCAGTTGCAGGGTTTGAATATGTCATTGATGGATTAAATGTCAGCTTTACAGATACCAGTTCTGATGCCAATAATGACATAACCACCTATGCATGGGACTTTGGTGACGGTTCGGTATCAGCGGATACCAATCCTGTATACAGCTATGCTGCAGCGGGAGTTTACACTGTGAGCCTGACGGTAACAGATGCTGAAGGAAATACTAACGCCACCATGATGGATGTCGAAGTATTTGAACATAGCATTGACGCTTATGCTTCTCGGGCATTAGTCTCACGTCGTGGTAGTGCACTTGTTGACCTTCGTTGGGATGGCGCTATCGGTGAAACGGTTGATCTTTATCGCGATGGTGTGATGATTGCAAACATCAATAATGATGGTCGTTACCGTGATCGTTTCAGCACAACGGCAAGTTCGGTAACATATCAAATCTGCCAAGCATCGAGCACCTTGTGTTCAGACTCATTTGTGGCACAGTTTTAA
- a CDS encoding curlin, which produces MKSQTTKTLLALAIAASLSSTAFASDTSDISIIQNGTWQDVKSEQTGSLNLSNVTQTGNDQTAEVSQDGFWNESYITSTGDDNEVTTTQSVDWHVSSITLEGNDNLVNVDQVGFWNQSDIQLTGNDNMVDVEQSGDTNVSNTELLGDSNSNTVSQDGVDNFAVFRVQGNNNDGDITQIGDGNQAGLIALDLTPNVGNNNDVTTYQEGNSNLAAARGVAGDDNSIDIDQVGNSNVGFIYSLVGSDNDIDIEQEGDNNVAVLEFTAGDDNDVEIDQEGQLNTVGDTFIAVIQGTDNNIDIKQEGDSNLAEFEVIGDDNHLDLDQEGDSNYAAFGAYGEDNHFDLSSDGNDNIIQAFSVGDDNDIEIDQEGDMNFGFVETIGADNEVDVEQDGNENEAFVSVMGDLNTQIDVTQSGDLNLVDLLVMGDENLVDIMQSGDGNWVGGELGGAYTIAGDNNSFTVTQTGNDNLVTGSQTGFDNTINVSQTGDFNSASVIQN; this is translated from the coding sequence ATGAAATCGCAAACAACTAAAACCTTATTAGCTTTAGCCATTGCAGCAAGTCTATCTTCAACTGCATTTGCAAGTGATACCAGCGACATTAGTATTATACAAAACGGTACGTGGCAAGATGTTAAATCAGAACAAACTGGTTCGTTAAATCTGTCAAATGTTACCCAAACTGGTAACGACCAAACTGCTGAAGTCAGTCAAGATGGCTTTTGGAATGAGTCGTACATTACATCAACCGGTGATGATAACGAGGTCACTACGACTCAATCAGTAGACTGGCATGTATCGTCAATAACATTAGAAGGTAATGATAACCTAGTTAATGTTGATCAAGTTGGCTTCTGGAACCAAAGTGATATTCAACTGACTGGCAATGACAATATGGTTGATGTTGAACAATCAGGTGACACGAACGTCAGCAATACTGAATTATTGGGTGACTCAAACAGTAATACTGTTTCTCAAGATGGCGTCGATAACTTTGCCGTATTCCGCGTGCAAGGCAACAATAATGATGGCGATATCACTCAAATTGGTGACGGTAACCAAGCAGGTTTAATTGCCTTAGATTTAACCCCTAATGTGGGTAACAATAACGATGTGACTACTTACCAAGAAGGTAATTCAAACTTAGCGGCCGCTCGTGGTGTTGCGGGTGATGATAACTCTATTGATATCGACCAAGTTGGCAATTCAAACGTTGGTTTTATCTATTCATTAGTAGGATCAGATAACGACATCGATATTGAACAAGAAGGTGATAACAACGTTGCGGTTCTTGAATTCACTGCCGGTGATGACAACGATGTTGAAATTGACCAGGAAGGACAATTAAATACCGTTGGTGATACCTTTATTGCAGTGATTCAAGGCACTGATAATAATATCGATATTAAGCAAGAAGGTGATTCAAACTTAGCTGAATTTGAAGTGATAGGTGATGATAATCATCTTGATCTTGACCAGGAAGGCGACAGTAATTATGCAGCCTTTGGTGCTTACGGTGAAGATAACCACTTTGATCTTTCATCAGATGGCAATGACAATATTATTCAAGCATTTTCAGTCGGTGACGACAACGATATCGAAATAGACCAAGAAGGCGATATGAACTTTGGTTTTGTTGAAACAATCGGTGCTGATAATGAAGTTGATGTTGAACAAGATGGCAATGAAAATGAAGCATTTGTTTCTGTTATGGGTGATCTGAATACCCAAATTGATGTCACACAATCAGGTGATCTCAACCTAGTTGATTTACTGGTCATGGGTGATGAAAACTTAGTTGATATTATGCAGTCTGGTGATGGTAACTGGGTAGGTGGCGAGTTAGGTGGGGCTTACACTATAGCAGGTGATAACAATAGCTTTACTGTGACACAAACAGGGAATGATAATCTAGTGACAGGTTCACAAACTGGCTTTGATAACACGATTAACGTTTCACAAACAGGTGATTTCAACAGCGCCTCAGTAATTCAAAACTAA
- a CDS encoding helix-turn-helix transcriptional regulator — protein sequence MSSNTYELVFLHQLSAPCHLAILAESIGLKTRIVKNAAELELEKKSNSFYLVAQKGAALDSKGIPLLVSRIVNHVPVALYQVERGSLDQESALLLGVRGLLYSDQRMDLMLTGLRKMVSDELWYDRPLISKIFRRLVQKLDNNNDIPADTVAMLQMLTNRERTIIQLVSSGARNKEIAHRLCISEHTVKAHISSVFRKTQSRNRVELLRWAQTYQTHFELVS from the coding sequence ATGAGTTCCAATACATATGAATTGGTTTTTTTACACCAATTATCCGCACCTTGCCATTTAGCCATTCTTGCTGAATCAATAGGCTTAAAGACACGCATTGTTAAAAATGCAGCTGAATTAGAGCTTGAGAAAAAGTCCAATAGTTTTTACCTTGTCGCTCAAAAAGGCGCAGCCCTTGATAGCAAAGGTATTCCTTTATTGGTATCGCGCATCGTTAATCATGTCCCCGTTGCCTTATATCAAGTAGAACGCGGTTCATTAGATCAAGAGTCTGCCTTATTACTCGGTGTACGTGGATTGTTATACTCAGATCAACGAATGGATTTGATGTTAACTGGCTTACGCAAAATGGTATCTGACGAACTGTGGTATGACAGACCTTTGATCAGTAAAATTTTCAGACGCTTAGTTCAAAAGCTTGATAATAACAACGACATTCCAGCTGATACCGTTGCTATGTTACAAATGCTGACTAACCGTGAAAGAACGATTATTCAGCTTGTTTCTAGTGGTGCTAGGAATAAGGAAATTGCCCATCGCTTATGCATTAGTGAACATACTGTAAAAGCGCATATCTCTTCTGTTTTTCGTAAAACACAATCCCGAAATAGAGTTGAATTATTACGTTGGGCGCAAACTTATCAAACCCATTTTGAGTTGGTAAGCTAG
- a CDS encoding curlin has product MQISMETTLCLALLLSSFAITANAQDIKSDQEIDVPITLQTLLENNGRSNMINIIQQGMLNQASILQAGELNQASILQLGESNLAYIAQYGVNNEVELLQAGENNNASITQTGNDNRVQLNQLGSANFSIEQIADGAAITITQY; this is encoded by the coding sequence ATGCAGATTTCAATGGAAACAACATTGTGCCTCGCTCTCCTGCTGTCCAGTTTTGCAATCACCGCGAATGCGCAAGACATTAAGTCAGATCAAGAGATAGATGTACCTATCACATTGCAAACCTTGCTCGAGAATAATGGTCGTAGCAACATGATCAATATCATCCAACAAGGCATGCTGAACCAAGCAAGTATTTTGCAAGCAGGAGAACTCAATCAAGCTTCTATCTTGCAACTAGGTGAGAGCAATCTGGCTTATATTGCTCAATATGGTGTGAACAATGAAGTAGAGCTGTTACAGGCAGGCGAGAATAATAATGCTTCGATTACCCAGACGGGAAACGATAATCGGGTGCAGTTAAATCAACTAGGAAGTGCAAATTTCTCAATTGAACAGATTGCTGATGGTGCGGCAATCACAATTACGCAATATTAA
- the ygfZ gene encoding tRNA-modifying protein YgfZ — protein MSLSISQPDWAPTQDTPAIMLANLNHLGLIEVTGEQGRIFINGQVTTDITSLTADQWRWGAHCDAKGKMLASFRTFALQDSLFMLMPTSALAIDLPQLKKYSVFSKAELVDASANWQLIGIAGSEANVFVKQHFAEVNPETASEVTVIEGGLLLKDGQRFIAMLSPEKAQALCANQTLYSAAAWQALEIKSGYPNIPGVHANQYVPQMCNVQSINGISFTKGCYMGQETIARMKYRGGNKRALYILSGTSSQTLTEETALEIALEGGYRRGGAIIEFVQQGNQVLLTAVLANDTEADATLRIAGDEESALTIIPLPYLLDN, from the coding sequence ATGAGCCTTTCAATAAGTCAACCAGATTGGGCCCCCACCCAAGACACACCTGCAATAATGCTAGCTAACCTGAATCATTTAGGCCTTATAGAAGTGACCGGAGAACAAGGTCGCATCTTTATTAATGGTCAGGTCACGACTGACATAACCTCACTTACCGCCGACCAATGGCGTTGGGGCGCACACTGTGATGCTAAAGGAAAAATGCTAGCCAGTTTCCGCACCTTTGCATTGCAAGATAGCTTATTTATGTTAATGCCCACCAGCGCATTGGCTATCGATTTACCCCAGTTAAAAAAATATTCAGTATTTAGTAAGGCTGAATTAGTTGATGCATCGGCTAACTGGCAATTAATCGGTATTGCAGGCAGCGAAGCCAACGTTTTTGTTAAGCAACATTTTGCTGAGGTTAACCCTGAAACCGCCAGCGAAGTCACTGTGATTGAAGGTGGTTTACTGCTTAAAGATGGCCAGCGTTTTATTGCCATGTTAAGCCCAGAAAAAGCCCAAGCTCTTTGTGCAAACCAAACCTTATACAGCGCTGCAGCATGGCAAGCATTAGAGATAAAATCAGGTTACCCCAATATTCCGGGCGTACATGCCAACCAATACGTACCACAAATGTGTAACGTGCAATCCATTAATGGCATCAGCTTTACCAAGGGCTGCTATATGGGACAAGAGACCATCGCCCGTATGAAGTATCGTGGTGGCAACAAACGCGCGCTGTATATTTTATCTGGCACCAGTAGCCAAACCCTAACTGAAGAAACAGCATTAGAAATCGCCCTTGAAGGCGGCTATCGTCGTGGCGGTGCTATTATTGAGTTTGTCCAGCAAGGTAACCAAGTATTACTCACGGCTGTGTTAGCCAATGACACTGAAGCAGATGCAACTTTGCGTATTGCGGGTGATGAAGAGTCTGCTTTAACGATTATACCGTTACCTTATTTGCTAGATAATTAG
- a CDS encoding potassium/proton antiporter, translated as MPVDFIILGFSILVAIGILLHHPSKTLGLPSLLIFMGVGLVFGNGEFGFVYDDLQLTSLIGTIALNTIVFVGGLNTPIKSIHFAWKEGGVLSTAGVIFTTIIFGFILNAILDFNLITCMLFAAVVSSTDAAAVFTILESKKLQLKHGTGTILEFESATNDPVALLMVVMLTDFIINSANGTPTAVSVLSDLAQQIGVGAVIGLVMGKMAVWALNRIKLPEFGLIPVFILATFAITVSSTGILGGNELIAVYITGVIVGNYLKKGAEVSKHFFNGISWLAQSLMFIILGLQIFPQQLMPVFVVSLLPAILLILVARPLAVQLCYLPFKQANWRKRLFVSMIGLKGATPIVFALIPAAAGVEGSREMIHMVFFIVLISVIVQGAAIKPLANKLGLKLPPKQHVADSESTLPKR; from the coding sequence ATGCCAGTTGATTTTATTATTTTAGGGTTCTCCATCCTTGTGGCCATTGGGATTTTACTGCATCACCCATCTAAAACATTAGGTTTACCGTCATTATTGATTTTTATGGGCGTTGGCTTGGTATTTGGTAACGGTGAGTTTGGTTTTGTTTATGATGATCTACAACTTACCTCGCTTATTGGCACCATAGCCTTAAATACCATCGTTTTTGTTGGTGGACTGAATACACCGATAAAAAGCATTCATTTCGCCTGGAAAGAAGGTGGGGTGTTATCTACCGCTGGGGTGATTTTTACCACCATTATTTTTGGCTTTATATTGAATGCGATACTCGACTTTAATCTTATCACTTGCATGTTATTTGCCGCGGTAGTGTCATCTACTGACGCTGCGGCGGTATTCACTATTTTAGAGTCAAAAAAACTGCAATTAAAACATGGTACGGGGACTATTTTAGAGTTTGAATCCGCGACCAATGACCCTGTAGCCTTGTTAATGGTGGTGATGTTAACCGACTTTATTATCAATAGTGCCAATGGCACGCCGACAGCCGTTTCAGTGCTATCGGATCTTGCTCAGCAGATTGGTGTTGGCGCCGTAATTGGGCTAGTTATGGGTAAAATGGCGGTTTGGGCACTTAATCGCATTAAGTTGCCCGAATTTGGGCTTATTCCGGTATTTATTTTGGCAACCTTTGCTATCACGGTATCCAGTACGGGGATCTTAGGCGGTAACGAACTGATTGCTGTGTATATTACCGGTGTTATAGTGGGAAACTATTTAAAGAAAGGTGCTGAAGTCAGTAAGCATTTTTTCAATGGCATATCTTGGTTAGCGCAATCGTTAATGTTCATTATTTTAGGCTTACAGATATTTCCACAGCAGTTAATGCCCGTGTTCGTGGTATCGCTACTACCGGCAATATTACTTATTCTCGTCGCGCGACCATTGGCTGTGCAGCTATGTTACCTGCCGTTTAAACAAGCCAATTGGCGTAAACGTTTATTTGTATCAATGATCGGTCTCAAAGGTGCTACGCCCATTGTATTTGCATTGATCCCCGCCGCAGCTGGAGTTGAAGGTTCACGTGAAATGATCCACATGGTGTTCTTCATTGTACTGATTTCGGTCATTGTGCAGGGGGCTGCTATTAAACCATTAGCTAATAAGCTCGGACTAAAATTACCTCCTAAACAACATGTTGCAGATAGCGAATCAACACTGCCTAAGCGATAA
- a CDS encoding MerR family transcriptional regulator, which yields MKITAAAKLSGINSKTIRYYEEVGLLPPTSRNANGYREYAEADIERLIFIRRCRELHIPIKELMVLVNVQIDQQSPCLEVDDIILTQLEKVRERITELLQLEKTLNELAHSCQFDTVSQCQILQKLKQK from the coding sequence ATGAAGATCACTGCCGCAGCCAAACTGTCTGGCATTAACAGTAAAACGATTCGTTATTACGAGGAGGTAGGCTTATTGCCGCCGACAAGCCGCAATGCTAATGGTTACCGGGAATATGCCGAGGCTGATATTGAAAGATTGATTTTTATTCGGCGCTGCCGCGAGTTACACATTCCAATCAAAGAACTGATGGTCCTCGTCAATGTACAAATCGATCAGCAGTCACCTTGTCTAGAAGTAGACGACATAATCCTCACGCAACTTGAAAAAGTACGCGAAAGAATTACCGAACTGCTGCAATTGGAAAAAACGCTCAACGAGCTGGCTCATTCTTGCCAGTTTGATACCGTGTCGCAATGCCAAATTTTACAAAAATTAAAACAAAAGTGA
- a CDS encoding DUF2238 domain-containing protein, which translates to MQNKVIWMVIYVAVLLWSVSDPKDMFTWWLEAIPALIALPLLFFTRKRFPLTPLAYWLILFHCIVLMVGARFTYAEVPLFDWLAEVMGSERNNYDKVGHFAQGFVPVIVAREIMLRNGALQLGAWCQFLSVCFVLAFSAFYELIEWWVAVATGENAEAFLGTQGYVWDTQSDMFLALIGGCCGLLFCTRLHNRQIQTLGLVIKS; encoded by the coding sequence TTGCAGAATAAAGTTATATGGATGGTAATTTATGTCGCGGTGCTACTTTGGTCTGTGAGTGATCCCAAAGATATGTTCACTTGGTGGTTAGAAGCGATCCCTGCTTTGATTGCGTTACCTTTGTTATTTTTTACGCGAAAGCGCTTCCCATTAACCCCTTTAGCCTACTGGCTAATTTTATTTCATTGCATAGTGTTAATGGTTGGCGCGAGATTTACCTATGCCGAAGTACCCTTGTTTGATTGGTTAGCTGAAGTGATGGGTAGCGAGCGCAATAATTATGACAAAGTCGGCCATTTTGCCCAAGGTTTTGTGCCGGTTATTGTGGCTAGAGAAATCATGTTGCGTAATGGGGCGTTACAGCTGGGTGCCTGGTGTCAATTCTTGTCTGTGTGTTTCGTATTAGCCTTCTCTGCGTTTTACGAATTGATTGAATGGTGGGTTGCTGTTGCAACAGGTGAAAATGCAGAAGCCTTTTTAGGCACTCAAGGTTATGTATGGGACACACAATCGGACATGTTTCTAGCATTAATTGGTGGTTGTTGTGGATTATTATTTTGCACTCGGCTTCATAATCGACAAATTCAAACCCTAGGTCTAGTTATTAAGTCTTAG
- the serA gene encoding phosphoglycerate dehydrogenase, producing MAKHSLDKDKIKILLLEGVHQSAVDVLERAGYTNIEYHKASLGESELLESIKDAHFVGLRSRTQLTAEVLSHAEKLVAIGCFCIGTNQVDLAAAEKLGVPVFNAPFSNTRSVAELVIGEIIMLMRGIPQRNAQCHRGGWLKSANGSVEVRGKTLGVIGYGHIGTQLGILAETLGMRVIFFDIEDKLPLGNASQVHSLEKLLATADVISLHVPETPQTKDMFAEKEFSQMRKGSFFINASRGTVVDIDALAEAVKSEHIAGAAIDVFLVEPKSNDDEFVSPLRGLDNVILTPHIGGSTAEAQENIGIEVAGKLAKYSDNGSTVSAVNFPEVSLAQHAGASRLLHIHHNRPGVLIKINQAFSAKGINIAAQYLQTTAEIGYVVMEVDSDQAEEALGELKLIEGTIRTRVLF from the coding sequence ATGGCGAAACATTCGCTTGACAAGGATAAGATCAAAATCCTGCTGTTGGAGGGCGTCCACCAAAGTGCGGTAGATGTACTAGAAAGAGCAGGCTATACCAACATTGAATATCACAAAGCCTCGCTAGGCGAAAGTGAATTATTGGAATCCATCAAGGATGCTCATTTTGTTGGTTTACGCTCGCGCACTCAATTAACTGCTGAAGTACTTAGCCATGCAGAGAAGCTGGTTGCCATTGGCTGTTTTTGTATTGGAACCAACCAAGTTGATCTTGCTGCTGCAGAAAAACTCGGTGTGCCCGTTTTCAACGCGCCATTTTCCAACACCCGCAGTGTGGCAGAATTAGTCATTGGTGAAATCATCATGCTAATGCGCGGCATTCCACAGCGTAATGCTCAATGCCATCGTGGCGGCTGGTTAAAAAGTGCCAACGGTAGTGTTGAAGTGAGAGGAAAAACCTTAGGTGTGATTGGTTACGGCCATATTGGCACTCAGCTGGGTATTTTAGCTGAAACCTTAGGTATGCGAGTTATTTTCTTTGATATCGAAGATAAGTTACCCCTTGGTAACGCGTCTCAAGTTCACAGCCTAGAAAAACTGCTCGCCACAGCAGATGTTATAAGCTTACATGTTCCTGAAACCCCGCAAACCAAAGATATGTTTGCTGAAAAAGAATTCAGCCAAATGCGCAAAGGCAGTTTCTTCATCAATGCCTCTCGCGGCACAGTGGTTGATATCGATGCACTTGCAGAGGCCGTTAAGTCTGAGCACATTGCGGGCGCAGCTATTGATGTGTTCCTGGTTGAGCCGAAATCAAATGACGATGAATTTGTTAGCCCACTTCGCGGCCTAGACAATGTGATACTGACACCGCATATTGGTGGCAGTACTGCTGAAGCGCAAGAAAACATCGGTATTGAAGTCGCAGGTAAACTGGCTAAATACTCAGATAATGGTTCAACGGTATCTGCGGTTAACTTCCCAGAAGTATCGCTAGCACAACACGCTGGCGCATCACGCTTACTGCATATTCACCATAACCGTCCGGGTGTGTTGATCAAAATTAACCAAGCATTTTCGGCTAAAGGCATCAACATTGCGGCCCAGTATCTGCAAACTACCGCTGAAATTGGTTACGTGGTAATGGAAGTGGATTCTGATCAAGCTGAAGAAGCTTTAGGTGAACTGAAACTGATTGAAGGCACTATTCGTACTCGCGTATTGTTTTAA